One genomic region from Rosa rugosa chromosome 1, drRosRugo1.1, whole genome shotgun sequence encodes:
- the LOC133740570 gene encoding uncharacterized protein LOC133740570: MTDYEQEQEMEIEALEAILMDDFKEIHSGESGLNATKRCFQITLSPLDDEADELTTAPVQLGLIFSHTEKYPDEPPLLNVRSLRGIQGEHLRILREKLQQEASENLGMAMIYTLVTSAKEWLSEQYGQDTSIEDAIAEEAAKDDIIVPHGEPVTVETFLAWREMFEAELALERAKLMPESALSAPKEKRLTGRQWFESGRNAAKGAAAAAEGSDEEDDEDIDFDDEDFEDDEDDMLEHYLAAEKSDSSSHSSRKAAN; this comes from the exons atgaCGG ATTATGAACAAGAACAGGAGATGGAAATTGAGGCATTGGAAGCAATACTCATGGATGATTTCAAAG AAATTCACTCGGGTGAGAGTGGGTTAAATGCTACCAAGAGGTGTTTTCAGATAACACTGTCTCCTCTG GATGATGAGGCGGATGAGTTAACTACGGCTCCAG TTCAGCTGGGTTTGATTTTCTCACACACAGAAAAATATCCAGATGAGCCTCCACTCTTGAACGTGAGAAG TTTACGAGGTATACAAGGAGAACATCTCAGAATTTTGAGAGAAAAGCTTCAGCAAGAG GCATCTGAAAATCTTGGTATGGCTATGATCTATACGCTAGTTACATCAGCTAAAGAATGGCTTTCTGAGCAATATGGTCAAGACACTAGTATTGAGGATGCTATAGCAGAAGAAGCAGCAAAGGATGAT ATAATTGTACCACATGGAGAGCCGGTTACTGTTGAAACTTTTCTGGCATGGAGAGAGATGTTTGAAGCAGAGTTGGCACTTGAACGAGCCAA GTTAATGCCCGAGTCTGCACTTTCAGCTCCCAAGGAAAAGAGGCTCACAGGCAGACAGTGGTTTGAATCTGGAAGAAATGCAGCG AAAGGTGCAGCAGCAGCCGCAGAAGgttctgatgaagaagatgatgaagatattGACTTTGATGACGAGGACTTTGAAG atgatgaagatgatatgCTTGAGCACTATTTGGCTGCTGAAAAATCCGACTCATCCTCACACTCATCCAGGAAAGCAGCTAATTGA
- the LOC133740580 gene encoding transcription factor WER-like, producing the protein MGESSTCYDKNEGLKKGAWAASEDQIVKDHVKKHGVGKWGKLSRETGLKRCGKSVRLRWMNYLRPGIVRGNITEDEEELIIRLHKLLGNRWSLIAGRIPGRTDNEIKNYWNSCLKRKLQQQNHLEVPRNEEIREDLSSSAAVAAAAEKNPHLTGNNVNEDEDYHQHHDVDFGVGIEFEATDNNNGTGDDEHPRDDLWWNNFIMDLNDIQLDVSEFQSDFPEIWESKVNVIDVGDYSTDHHAN; encoded by the exons atgggggaaAGCAGTACTTGCTATGATAAGAACGAGGGACTGAAGAAAGGAGCCTGGGCTGCAAGTGAAGACCAGATTGTCAAAGACCACGTCAAAAAACATGGTGTGGGAAAATGGGGCAAATTATCTAGGGAAACAG GTCTGAAGAGATGTGGGAAGAGTGTGAGGCTTAGGTGGATGAATTATCTGAGGCCTGGTATCGTTAGAGGCAACATtacagaagatgaagaagagctcATCATCAGACTCCACAAACTCTTGGGCAACAG ATGGTCACTGATAGCCGGAAGGATACCAGGGCGAACTGATAATGAAATCAAAAACTACTGGAATTCCTGCTTAAAGAGGAAGCTACAACAACAAAACCACTTGGAAGTGCCTAGAAATGAGGAGATCAGGGAGGACTTGTCATCCTCTGCTGCGGTTGCCGCTGCCGCTGAGAAGAACCCACATTTGACCGGAAACAATGTCAATGAAGACGAAGATTATCATCAGCATCATGATGTTGACTTTGGAGTTGGAATTGAGTTTGAAGCAACTGATAATAATAACGGCACTGGTGATGATGAACATCCGAGGGATGACCTTTGGTGGAACAACTTCATAATGGATCTGAATGATATCCAACTCGATGTATCTGAATTTCAATCCGACTTCCCCGAGATTTGGGAATCTAAGGTGAACGTTATCGACGTTGGAGATTACAGCACCGATCATCATGCCAACTAA